The following coding sequences lie in one Thermoanaerobaculia bacterium genomic window:
- a CDS encoding asparaginase: MPSRPEPTLCRLATVRRGTADESWHSGAIAVVSPGGALLHSAGDAALPVVVRSTVKPFQALPLLLSGGEAAYSLAGEDLALLCSSHSGTPAHRARALSLLARGGFTAADLLCGAHRPLGEVTAQAEERGDSGQGAPWTALHNNCSGKHAGMLLACRKLGFDPAGYIDPQHPLQQRIAAELGEVLGAGAPVPPCGIDGCSAPTFAVPLAALARGFAALADPAASGLDAKRADALGRLGSSMAAHPEMVAGPGRFTTALIAATAGRVVGKEGAEGVYALAVRGPRPLGIAIKFADGAERCRDIVVLELLQRLGALRPAERAALAGFDPPVERNHRGLAVGRIEAEFELDGTAASVSDPAGQAVRARPA, encoded by the coding sequence CTGCCGAGCAGGCCTGAGCCGACGCTCTGCCGGCTCGCCACGGTCCGCCGCGGCACGGCGGACGAGTCCTGGCACTCGGGGGCGATCGCCGTCGTCTCGCCCGGCGGAGCCCTCCTGCACTCTGCCGGCGACGCCGCCCTCCCGGTTGTCGTCCGTTCGACGGTCAAGCCGTTTCAGGCGCTGCCCCTGCTGCTCTCGGGCGGCGAGGCCGCCTACTCCCTCGCCGGCGAAGACCTGGCCCTGCTCTGTTCCTCCCACAGCGGCACCCCGGCGCACCGGGCGCGGGCGCTTTCGCTCCTCGCGCGAGGTGGCTTCACTGCGGCCGACCTGCTCTGCGGCGCCCATCGCCCGCTGGGGGAGGTGACGGCGCAGGCAGAAGAGCGAGGGGACTCGGGACAGGGCGCCCCCTGGACGGCGCTCCACAACAACTGCTCCGGCAAGCATGCCGGGATGCTCCTCGCCTGCCGCAAACTCGGCTTCGACCCCGCCGGCTACATCGACCCGCAGCACCCGCTGCAGCAGCGCATCGCGGCCGAGCTGGGAGAGGTCCTGGGCGCAGGGGCGCCGGTCCCGCCCTGCGGCATCGACGGCTGCAGCGCGCCGACCTTCGCGGTGCCGCTCGCGGCGCTCGCGAGGGGCTTCGCGGCGCTCGCCGATCCGGCAGCGTCCGGCCTCGACGCGAAGCGCGCCGATGCTCTCGGCCGGCTCGGCTCGAGCATGGCGGCCCACCCGGAGATGGTCGCCGGACCGGGGCGATTCACCACGGCGCTCATCGCCGCGACCGCCGGCCGCGTCGTCGGCAAGGAGGGCGCAGAGGGCGTCTACGCTCTGGCGGTGCGCGGCCCGCGTCCGCTGGGGATCGCAATCAAATTCGCTGACGGCGCGGAACGTTGCCGCGACATCGTCGTCCTCGAACTGCTGCAGCGCCTCGGAGCTCTGCGCCCGGCCGAGCGGGCGGCCCTCGCCGGTTTCGACCCGCCCGTCGAGCGCAATCATCGCGGCCTCGCGGTCGGCCGCATCGAAGCCGAGTTCGAGCTCGATGGCACGGCGGCATCCGTCAGCGACCCGGCGGGTCAGGCCGTTCGCGCCCGCCCAGCGTAA
- a CDS encoding mechanosensitive ion channel, with the protein MFANLTPLQSAAENAERLKDGLRETPHNLKEVLESLVDRFFVHLPGLLTGLVILVLFWGLARLASRLVRKLAERARSDEALRDILVSLTRFAVLAVGVLMALDQMGLEVSSLLAGVGIAGLAVGLAAQETMANIFAGFSILWDHPYRVGDIVTMAGNQGQVSEIGLRSTRIRTFDQREVILPNKEIIHQPIVNHSRSPAMRIDAPVLVAYGIPVDRVREVLLAAARRDLPVLDSPEPQVVVTALGESGVAVELRVWVADPLSPGSSRFLLLEVAKRALDEAGIEIPFPQRVMRILGGDDTARLRSGSAASPDALSPAAPAPPESSSS; encoded by the coding sequence ATGTTCGCGAACCTCACGCCGCTCCAGTCGGCCGCCGAGAACGCCGAGCGCCTGAAGGACGGCCTGCGCGAGACTCCACACAACCTGAAGGAGGTCCTCGAGTCGCTGGTCGACCGGTTCTTCGTGCATCTTCCCGGCCTCCTGACCGGGCTCGTGATCCTCGTCCTGTTCTGGGGGTTGGCGCGCCTCGCCTCCCGCCTCGTCCGGAAGCTGGCGGAACGGGCGCGCTCGGACGAGGCGCTGCGCGACATTCTGGTGTCACTGACCCGGTTCGCAGTGCTGGCAGTCGGCGTCCTCATGGCGCTCGACCAGATGGGGCTCGAGGTGAGCTCGCTCCTCGCGGGCGTCGGTATCGCGGGCTTGGCCGTCGGTCTCGCCGCGCAGGAGACGATGGCGAACATCTTCGCCGGCTTCTCCATCCTCTGGGACCATCCCTACCGCGTCGGCGACATCGTGACCATGGCGGGGAACCAGGGCCAGGTGAGTGAGATCGGCCTGCGTTCGACCCGCATCCGGACCTTCGACCAGCGCGAGGTCATCCTGCCCAACAAGGAGATCATCCACCAGCCGATCGTCAACCATTCGCGCTCGCCGGCGATGCGCATCGACGCGCCGGTCCTGGTCGCCTATGGCATCCCGGTCGACCGGGTGCGCGAGGTTCTCCTCGCGGCGGCGCGCCGGGATCTACCGGTCCTCGACAGTCCGGAGCCGCAGGTGGTCGTGACGGCGCTCGGCGAGTCCGGGGTCGCGGTCGAGCTGCGGGTCTGGGTCGCCGACCCGCTCTCTCCGGGAAGCTCACGCTTCCTGCTGCTCGAGGTCGCCAAGCGCGCTTTGGATGAGGCCGGCATCGAGATCCCGTTCCCGCAGCGCGTGATGCGCATCCTCGGTGGCGACGACACCGCGCGCCTGCGCAGCGGTTCGGCCGCATCTCCGGATGCCCTCTCTCCCGCCGCTCCCGCCCCTCCCGAATCCTCCAGTTCCTGA
- a CDS encoding aconitate hydratase, with protein MKPPSIVRLTPGKRVLFLTKDAELIRRQLRGELDLQMSDVDPADLLDDINTDVMTPAWVCFNWQPEEIAREAYAGLIVDGQRLFERDALANGNFEVIVSGLRKGTGSSRETAAQCEKYAGIKIAIAASFAPIHARNNLNLGTLMGGYDVLARLQSGEGVPLAEFTEGYDPITRQIIEWGGLFPYSKALAEGAVEPPSVATPRRPMTMAEKILARHVVGTQKGAEVYVQPGDAVVVSVDGGYTHEFTTAQVHAFLVEEYGEDYRIQDPERFAVFEDHLIYADEVARMRPFLSKIEILREMQREFQRHTGVRDFSSTDGVSPGICHELARTHMVEPGDFIQATDSHTCMGGANNALTWGVGATEYAALIHSGFTQVEVPESIRFELIGKLAPNVTAKDLMLHILLAYARPQATLNRVMEFTGPGVSTLSMDERATLANMATECTARSGIVSADAETYRWLALWRPGVDKDRLRERTVEPDADAVYAGGTHVIDLAALAPMVADPGDPDRGIASDPTNGAKVEEIGEVRIDIAYGGSCTAGKIDDLVFYHRVVKEAVDAGRRVAPGVDFIIQCGSLEVESYAREHGFLDDFAKAGVRLIRPGCGACIGCGPGVSETTEQVTVSAINRNYKGRSGPGKLWLASPLTVAASAFTGTITAYTPGMFAPVTAAR; from the coding sequence ATGAAACCGCCGTCGATCGTTCGCTTGACGCCCGGGAAACGGGTCCTCTTCCTGACCAAGGATGCCGAGCTCATCCGCCGCCAGTTGCGCGGCGAGCTCGACCTGCAGATGTCCGATGTCGACCCGGCCGACCTGCTCGATGACATCAATACCGACGTCATGACCCCCGCCTGGGTCTGTTTCAACTGGCAGCCGGAGGAGATCGCCCGCGAGGCCTACGCCGGCCTGATCGTCGACGGCCAGCGGCTCTTCGAGCGCGACGCCCTCGCCAACGGCAATTTCGAGGTCATCGTCTCCGGGCTGCGCAAGGGCACCGGGAGCTCGCGCGAGACCGCCGCCCAGTGCGAGAAGTACGCCGGGATCAAGATCGCGATCGCCGCCTCCTTTGCTCCGATCCACGCCCGCAACAACCTCAACCTCGGCACGCTCATGGGCGGCTACGACGTGCTCGCCCGCCTGCAGAGCGGCGAAGGTGTGCCGCTCGCCGAGTTCACCGAGGGCTACGATCCGATCACCCGGCAGATCATCGAGTGGGGAGGCCTGTTCCCCTACTCGAAGGCGCTCGCCGAGGGGGCCGTCGAGCCTCCGTCCGTCGCCACGCCGCGCCGGCCGATGACCATGGCCGAGAAGATCCTGGCGCGCCATGTCGTCGGCACGCAGAAGGGCGCCGAGGTCTACGTGCAACCGGGTGACGCCGTGGTGGTCTCGGTGGACGGCGGCTACACGCACGAGTTCACCACCGCGCAGGTGCACGCTTTCCTGGTCGAGGAGTACGGCGAGGACTACCGGATTCAGGACCCCGAGCGCTTCGCGGTCTTCGAGGATCATCTGATCTACGCCGACGAGGTCGCGCGCATGCGCCCCTTCCTGTCCAAGATCGAGATCCTGCGCGAGATGCAGCGCGAGTTCCAGCGCCATACCGGCGTGCGCGACTTCTCGTCCACCGACGGCGTCTCGCCCGGCATCTGTCACGAGCTCGCCCGCACGCACATGGTCGAGCCCGGGGACTTCATCCAGGCGACCGACTCGCACACCTGCATGGGCGGGGCGAACAACGCTCTCACCTGGGGCGTCGGCGCGACCGAGTACGCGGCTCTCATTCACTCTGGCTTCACCCAGGTTGAGGTGCCGGAGTCGATCCGCTTCGAGCTCATCGGGAAGCTCGCGCCGAACGTCACGGCCAAGGACCTCATGCTCCACATCCTGCTCGCCTATGCGCGGCCGCAGGCGACCCTCAACCGGGTCATGGAGTTCACCGGCCCGGGCGTCTCCACCCTGTCGATGGACGAGCGCGCGACGCTCGCCAACATGGCGACCGAATGCACCGCGAGGAGCGGCATCGTCTCGGCCGACGCCGAGACCTATCGCTGGCTCGCCCTCTGGCGCCCGGGAGTCGACAAAGACCGCTTGCGCGAGCGCACCGTCGAGCCCGACGCCGACGCGGTCTACGCCGGCGGCACTCACGTCATCGATCTCGCGGCGCTCGCGCCGATGGTGGCCGACCCGGGCGATCCCGACCGCGGCATCGCCTCGGACCCGACCAATGGGGCGAAGGTCGAAGAGATCGGCGAGGTCCGCATCGACATCGCCTACGGTGGCAGCTGCACCGCAGGCAAGATCGACGATCTCGTCTTCTACCACCGGGTGGTGAAGGAGGCGGTCGACGCCGGCCGCAGGGTCGCCCCCGGAGTCGACTTCATCATCCAGTGCGGCTCGCTCGAGGTCGAGAGCTACGCCCGCGAGCACGGCTTCCTCGACGACTTCGCGAAGGCCGGCGTGCGCCTCATCCGCCCCGGCTGCGGCGCCTGCATCGGCTGCGGCCCGGGCGTCTCGGAGACCACAGAGCAGGTCACCGTCTCGGCGATCAACCGCAACTACAAGGGCAGGAGCGGCCCCGGCAAGCTCTGGCTCGCGAGCCCCCTCACCGTCGCCGCCTCCGCCTTCACCGGCACCATCACCGCCTACACGCCCGGGATGTTCGCCCCCGTAACGGCCGCCCGTTAG
- a CDS encoding right-handed parallel beta-helix repeat-containing protein, producing MSARRIGGGWLAAALLAPAVGVAGVVPVATPVQLIAAIDSAAPGDVITLAAGKYDISQNLLCDVPGTASAPIVVRSAVPLGALIRFDAVEGFKVSARHWVFEDLDIQGVCADHSDCEHAFHVFGDADFLRIRRSRLRDFNAQIKSNRDPDVLVFPDDVVIEGNEFSDSAPRQTGNPVTKIDVVGGRRWIVRANVIHDFEKALGDHISYAAFLKGNSRDGLFERNLVICEHDHAGGVRLGLSLGGGGSGPDSICEDSTCTPEHQDGTLRNNLIVNCPADVGIYLNEALDTRIYDNTLIATTGIDVRFTASTADIRNNLVSGQIRNRDGGTSTQSANLTGITTPQYEQWFADPLAADLTLLDGTAFVDLAEPLIAVPDDYCGRSRGATPDRGAVEYGGTICDTTQAGGGSDLFRDGFATGGTGQWSGVAP from the coding sequence ATGTCGGCGCGCCGGATCGGCGGCGGGTGGCTGGCGGCGGCGCTGCTCGCCCCGGCCGTGGGGGTCGCTGGCGTCGTTCCTGTCGCGACGCCGGTGCAGCTCATCGCCGCGATCGACAGTGCGGCGCCCGGCGACGTCATCACGCTCGCGGCTGGCAAGTACGACATCTCCCAGAACCTCCTCTGCGATGTCCCCGGAACGGCGAGCGCGCCGATCGTCGTGCGCTCCGCGGTGCCGCTCGGGGCGCTGATCCGTTTCGACGCTGTGGAGGGCTTCAAGGTTTCGGCGCGCCATTGGGTTTTCGAGGATCTGGACATTCAGGGCGTCTGCGCCGATCACTCCGACTGCGAGCATGCCTTTCACGTCTTCGGCGACGCCGACTTCCTGCGGATCCGCCGGTCGCGCCTGCGCGATTTCAATGCCCAGATCAAGAGCAACCGGGATCCGGATGTCCTCGTGTTTCCCGACGACGTGGTGATCGAAGGCAACGAATTCTCCGACAGCGCGCCACGCCAGACCGGGAATCCGGTCACCAAGATCGACGTCGTCGGCGGGCGACGCTGGATCGTGCGGGCCAACGTCATCCACGACTTCGAGAAGGCCCTGGGCGACCACATCTCGTACGCCGCGTTCCTGAAGGGAAACTCGCGCGACGGGCTCTTCGAGCGCAACCTCGTGATCTGCGAGCACGACCACGCCGGCGGCGTCCGCCTGGGTCTTTCGCTCGGCGGCGGCGGGAGCGGCCCGGACTCGATCTGCGAGGACAGCACCTGCACGCCGGAGCATCAGGACGGCACGCTGCGCAATAACCTGATCGTCAACTGCCCGGCCGATGTCGGGATCTACCTCAACGAGGCGCTCGATACCCGGATCTACGACAACACGCTGATCGCGACGACGGGCATCGACGTGCGCTTCACGGCTTCGACCGCGGATATCCGCAACAACCTCGTCTCGGGGCAGATCCGCAACCGCGACGGCGGCACCTCGACGCAGAGCGCCAACCTCACCGGTATCACGACGCCGCAATATGAGCAGTGGTTCGCCGACCCTCTCGCCGCCGACCTCACCCTGCTCGACGGCACCGCCTTCGTCGACCTCGCCGAGCCGCTCATCGCAGTGCCCGACGACTACTGCGGAAGATCCCGAGGAGCTACGCCTGACCGAGGCGCCGTCGAATACGGTGGGACGATCTGCGACACGACCCAAGCCGGCGGGGGAAGCGACCTGTTCCGCGACGGCTTCGCCACGGGCGGCACCGGCCAATGGTCCGGAGTCGCCCCGTAG
- a CDS encoding outer membrane protein transport protein, with product MKRRALLLLFVLVPLSAPLAAAGFGLFQHGGRGAAQVGAFVARADDPSAVRYNPAGVARLEGLQFQAGLDFQAPKDQLDTAGQSDLAHHVIQFPPALYATWKPEALGVPLTFGFSLDAPFWTITNWDTALFPGRFQTIRQETTLFELRPTLAWAIDERWSLGGSLRYVRGGYETSFATLEIFGFEDLHFVEAETQAASQVDGIGFDLGVQYSASNWGWGAVFGTGVSLDGGGDMDTFPREPISDPAVEAAFNRRFASSAVNMNFELPPTASIGVWWGITESLKLEGDVVWSGWSALDRTSIDTAGDLPFSPCCPAAIQRDRDWKDVLSLRLGAEWKLSPMWALGGGLAFEPSPVPEETLEPGYSQGDTTVVAFGASCNLPGLSFDVGYSFHQSDDRDANIYNYPVPDPGTYSARAQVFSISARWRR from the coding sequence ATGAAACGACGCGCCCTCCTTCTCCTCTTCGTTCTCGTGCCGCTCTCGGCTCCGCTCGCCGCCGCCGGTTTCGGTCTCTTCCAGCACGGCGGTCGCGGCGCCGCCCAGGTCGGCGCCTTCGTCGCGCGCGCCGACGACCCCTCGGCGGTGCGCTACAACCCCGCCGGCGTCGCACGACTCGAGGGCCTGCAGTTTCAGGCCGGCCTCGACTTTCAGGCGCCGAAGGACCAGCTCGACACCGCGGGCCAGAGCGACCTGGCCCACCACGTCATCCAGTTTCCTCCGGCTCTCTACGCCACCTGGAAACCCGAAGCGCTCGGCGTTCCGCTCACCTTCGGATTCAGCCTCGACGCGCCGTTCTGGACGATCACCAACTGGGACACGGCGCTCTTCCCCGGGCGCTTCCAGACGATCCGGCAGGAGACCACCCTCTTCGAGCTCCGCCCGACGCTCGCCTGGGCGATCGACGAACGCTGGAGCCTCGGCGGCTCGCTGCGCTACGTGCGCGGCGGCTATGAGACCTCCTTCGCCACGCTCGAGATCTTCGGATTCGAGGACCTGCACTTCGTGGAAGCGGAAACGCAGGCGGCATCTCAGGTCGACGGAATCGGCTTCGACCTCGGCGTCCAGTACAGCGCCTCGAATTGGGGTTGGGGAGCGGTGTTCGGCACCGGAGTCTCGCTCGACGGCGGCGGCGACATGGACACCTTCCCGCGCGAACCGATCAGCGACCCCGCGGTCGAGGCCGCTTTCAACCGCCGGTTCGCCTCCTCCGCGGTAAACATGAACTTCGAGCTCCCGCCCACGGCATCGATCGGCGTCTGGTGGGGAATCACGGAGAGCCTGAAGCTCGAGGGAGACGTCGTCTGGAGCGGTTGGTCGGCGCTCGACCGCACCTCGATCGATACGGCAGGCGATCTTCCGTTCTCCCCCTGCTGCCCAGCAGCGATCCAACGCGACCGCGACTGGAAGGACGTGCTCAGCCTGCGGCTCGGCGCCGAATGGAAGCTCTCGCCGATGTGGGCGCTGGGTGGCGGCCTCGCCTTCGAGCCGAGCCCGGTGCCCGAGGAAACACTCGAGCCCGGCTACTCCCAGGGCGACACGACCGTCGTGGCCTTCGGCGCTTCCTGCAATCTCCCCGGACTCTCGTTCGACGTCGGCTACTCGTTCCATCAGTCTGACGACCGCGATGCCAACATCTACAACTACCCCGTTCCCGACCCTGGCACGTACAGCGCCCGTGCCCAGGTCTTTTCCATCTCGGCCCGCTGGCGGCGGTAA
- a CDS encoding STAS domain-containing protein produces MIVEKRRIGPDTLLVVEGVIKLGESAVFFSKALERVLEEEGRHVLVDMAQINQMDSTGIGELVGYLGRFSEARRRLILVAPSERVRRLLRVVQLDTLFPIYETLEAALAAEQA; encoded by the coding sequence ATGATCGTCGAAAAGCGCCGCATCGGACCCGACACCCTCCTCGTCGTCGAGGGCGTCATCAAGCTCGGCGAGAGCGCCGTCTTCTTCTCGAAAGCGCTCGAGCGCGTCCTCGAAGAGGAGGGGCGGCACGTGCTCGTCGACATGGCGCAGATCAACCAGATGGACTCGACCGGCATCGGCGAGCTGGTGGGGTATCTCGGCCGGTTCTCCGAGGCTCGCCGCCGCCTGATCCTGGTCGCTCCGTCCGAACGCGTGCGGCGGCTCCTGCGGGTCGTCCAGCTCGACACCCTCTTCCCGATCTACGAGACGCTGGAGGCCGCCCTCGCTGCCGAGCAGGCCTGA
- a CDS encoding PQQ-dependent sugar dehydrogenase encodes MTRAPYAALRSLSIWTCLGTVCAFSVAPSALFGATECYTGSCTATCTPDAPAAVSTLVSGFPGVNDTPIAFVDPADNLRHRFVATQEGVIFVWSGETQALLPVPFLDLTSTGLNKVLYGGERGLLAMAVEPDYRTTGRFYVYYTRVSDGDIVVERYQRSTGNPDVADPASGTVIFRIDHPATNHNGGQLAFGPEGYLYISTGDGGPQCDNGAGVSGDGQSPGTLLGKILRIDVRGVDPTPAANECSLDASNYTVPSDNPYVGQASACNEVWALGMRNPFRFTFDRDTGDLYLGDVGQNEWEEINLIRASTPAPANLGWVCREGCQSSFASSGCSNTGCPADSGSTCEFPRASGFWDPILCHQNAPWVSIMGGYRYRGQQVPVNAGRYFYGDAACGQVWATNDFDETNPAAISSSCWLSGSSNFGFGEDHLGELYIVRGAAHVVSCIHNGQGCYWARWGGLFEDGFETEATSRWSSSVP; translated from the coding sequence ATGACTCGAGCTCCCTACGCCGCGCTGCGGTCGCTGTCGATCTGGACCTGTCTCGGCACCGTGTGCGCCTTCTCGGTGGCGCCTTCCGCACTGTTCGGCGCCACCGAGTGCTACACGGGGTCCTGCACGGCGACCTGCACTCCCGACGCGCCCGCCGCGGTGTCGACCCTCGTCTCCGGTTTCCCCGGGGTGAACGATACGCCGATCGCCTTCGTCGATCCGGCGGACAATCTGCGGCACCGCTTCGTCGCGACGCAGGAGGGCGTGATCTTCGTCTGGTCGGGCGAGACGCAGGCGCTGCTGCCTGTGCCCTTCCTCGACCTCACTTCCACGGGTCTCAACAAGGTCCTGTACGGCGGTGAGCGGGGGCTCCTCGCGATGGCCGTGGAGCCCGACTACCGGACGACCGGCCGCTTCTACGTCTATTACACGCGGGTCTCGGACGGCGACATCGTGGTCGAGCGCTATCAGCGATCGACCGGCAATCCGGATGTCGCCGATCCCGCTTCCGGGACCGTCATCTTCCGCATCGACCATCCGGCGACCAACCACAACGGCGGCCAACTGGCGTTCGGTCCGGAAGGCTACCTGTACATCTCGACGGGCGATGGCGGACCGCAGTGCGACAACGGCGCGGGAGTCTCGGGAGACGGCCAGAGCCCGGGCACCCTGCTGGGAAAGATCCTGCGCATCGACGTGCGCGGGGTGGATCCGACTCCCGCCGCCAATGAGTGCAGCCTCGACGCCTCCAACTACACTGTCCCCTCCGACAACCCTTACGTCGGCCAGGCGAGCGCGTGCAACGAGGTCTGGGCGCTGGGCATGCGCAACCCCTTCCGCTTCACCTTCGATCGGGACACCGGCGACCTCTACCTGGGCGACGTTGGACAGAACGAGTGGGAGGAGATCAACCTCATCCGCGCTTCGACCCCGGCACCGGCGAACCTGGGCTGGGTCTGCCGCGAGGGCTGCCAGTCCTCGTTCGCCTCGTCGGGCTGCTCGAACACGGGCTGTCCGGCGGATAGCGGCAGCACCTGCGAGTTCCCGCGCGCCAGCGGATTCTGGGATCCGATTCTCTGCCACCAGAACGCCCCTTGGGTCTCGATCATGGGCGGCTACCGCTATCGCGGCCAGCAGGTACCGGTCAATGCGGGCCGGTATTTCTACGGCGACGCCGCTTGCGGACAGGTCTGGGCGACCAACGACTTCGACGAAACGAATCCGGCAGCCATCTCCTCCTCTTGTTGGTTGAGCGGGTCGTCGAACTTCGGCTTTGGCGAAGACCATCTGGGCGAGCTCTACATCGTGCGCGGCGCCGCCCACGTCGTCAGCTGCATTCACAACGGGCAGGGCTGCTACTGGGCGCGGTGGGGCGGTCTCTTCGAGGACGGTTTCGAGACCGAAGCCACCTCCCGCTGGAGCTCGAGCGTCCCCTGA
- a CDS encoding FAD-binding protein: MKSESMNDTQLRAALEELQAQLPDCITFELADRQPFESDFGRWKHRLPAAVARCRNAQELARTIRFCSERGIPVAPRSQGHTQSGQSTTRGLLLDSSAMNRILEINEEELWADVECGVIWRELVIAATDRGLLPPVLTNNLGVTVAGTTSMAGLGVASFRFGTQADNAIELEVVTGAGDIVVCSRDREPELFDMVRCSLGQIGMITRVRTRLRRCAPMVRMYTLVYDELGQFMDDALKVMHAPPDGAFAGFSSLGGICSPAPLGFRKVGEGLELGKGMIGFAQWLFPMFLTIEFTPGEEPDDEKVLAPLSPWRRSLIQDVTQLEFCRRMEPMFEAWKLSGYWEKPHPWMETTLPWDSAKEYIETILANLPPGALGAGGHVLLWPAKTSTSSVPLFMHPGGEQVLGWGVLGAVPESKLDEMLTQLDMASELSIAYGGKRYLSGFITFDTPERWAAHYGDQWPRLCAAKRRWDPSGILAPGFIQYE; the protein is encoded by the coding sequence ATGAAATCCGAATCGATGAACGACACCCAATTGAGAGCTGCGCTGGAGGAGTTGCAGGCCCAGCTTCCCGACTGCATCACCTTCGAGCTTGCCGACCGGCAGCCGTTCGAAAGCGACTTCGGGCGCTGGAAGCATCGCCTGCCGGCCGCTGTGGCGCGCTGCCGCAACGCCCAGGAGCTCGCCCGGACGATCCGCTTCTGCAGCGAGCGCGGCATCCCGGTGGCGCCGCGCAGCCAGGGGCATACCCAGAGCGGACAGTCGACTACCCGCGGACTGCTCCTCGATTCGTCGGCGATGAACCGGATTCTCGAGATCAACGAGGAGGAGCTCTGGGCCGACGTCGAGTGTGGCGTCATCTGGCGCGAGCTGGTGATCGCCGCCACGGACCGCGGCCTCCTGCCGCCGGTGCTGACCAACAACCTCGGGGTCACGGTCGCCGGCACGACCTCGATGGCCGGTCTCGGTGTCGCGAGCTTCCGCTTCGGCACCCAGGCCGACAACGCCATCGAGCTCGAAGTCGTGACCGGTGCCGGCGACATCGTCGTCTGCTCACGCGACCGGGAGCCCGAGCTCTTCGACATGGTGCGCTGCAGTCTCGGGCAGATCGGCATGATCACCCGCGTGCGCACGCGGCTGCGCCGTTGCGCGCCGATGGTCCGCATGTACACCCTGGTCTACGACGAGCTCGGGCAGTTCATGGACGACGCCCTGAAGGTGATGCACGCGCCACCAGACGGTGCCTTCGCCGGTTTTTCTTCATTGGGAGGCATCTGCTCGCCGGCGCCGCTCGGCTTCCGCAAGGTGGGCGAGGGGCTGGAGCTCGGCAAGGGGATGATCGGCTTCGCGCAGTGGCTCTTCCCGATGTTCCTGACCATCGAGTTCACGCCCGGCGAGGAGCCGGACGACGAGAAGGTGCTGGCCCCGCTTTCGCCCTGGCGCCGCTCCCTGATTCAGGACGTGACGCAGCTCGAGTTCTGCCGCCGCATGGAGCCGATGTTCGAAGCCTGGAAGCTCTCGGGCTACTGGGAGAAGCCGCACCCGTGGATGGAGACGACATTGCCGTGGGATTCTGCGAAGGAGTACATCGAGACGATCCTCGCGAACCTGCCGCCGGGAGCGCTCGGCGCCGGCGGCCACGTCCTCCTCTGGCCGGCGAAGACCTCGACCTCGAGCGTGCCGCTCTTCATGCATCCGGGCGGCGAGCAGGTTCTCGGCTGGGGCGTCCTCGGCGCCGTGCCGGAGTCGAAGCTCGACGAGATGCTGACCCAGCTCGACATGGCCTCGGAGCTGTCGATCGCCTACGGCGGCAAGCGCTACCTCTCGGGCTTCATCACTTTCGACACCCCGGAGCGCTGGGCTGCTCACTACGGCGACCAGTGGCCGCGCCTGTGCGCCGCGAAGCGCCGGTGGGATCCCTCAGGAATCCTCGCCCCCGGATTCATCCAGTACGAATGA
- a CDS encoding glycosyltransferase: protein MQPLEVETPRISLIIPAYNEAELLPRLLDSVDTARAAYGGTVEVIVADNASTDETAEIALQRGCRVARVEKRSIAAARNGGAAAARGEIVAFTDADGRIHPRTFLALDAAVASGRIVAGATGGHFERWSPGLVATFVLFAPLALATGFDVGVVYTRRADFEAIGGYDESLLYAEDVAFLLALRRHGKSTGRRLARPWGARTIVSTRKFDRWGDWHFFTRMPAVGWRLLRDPGSVADFAREYWYHPER, encoded by the coding sequence GTGCAGCCCCTCGAGGTGGAAACACCGCGCATCAGCCTGATCATTCCGGCCTACAACGAGGCGGAACTCCTCCCCCGACTGCTCGACAGCGTCGATACCGCGCGGGCGGCGTACGGCGGAACGGTCGAGGTCATCGTCGCCGACAACGCGTCGACCGACGAGACGGCGGAGATCGCACTGCAGCGCGGCTGCCGGGTCGCCCGGGTCGAGAAGCGGTCGATCGCCGCCGCCCGGAACGGCGGGGCCGCCGCGGCGCGCGGCGAGATCGTCGCCTTCACCGATGCCGATGGACGGATCCACCCGCGGACCTTTCTCGCTCTCGACGCCGCGGTGGCCTCGGGCCGCATCGTCGCCGGGGCGACCGGCGGCCACTTCGAGCGCTGGTCGCCCGGTCTGGTCGCGACCTTCGTGCTGTTTGCACCGCTCGCCCTCGCGACCGGTTTCGACGTCGGGGTCGTCTACACCCGGCGCGCCGATTTCGAAGCCATCGGCGGCTACGACGAGAGCCTGCTCTACGCTGAGGACGTCGCCTTTCTCCTCGCGCTGCGCCGCCACGGCAAGTCGACCGGCCGGCGGCTCGCCCGCCCCTGGGGTGCGCGCACCATCGTGTCGACGCGCAAGTTCGACCGCTGGGGCGACTGGCACTTCTTCACCCGCATGCCGGCGGTGGGCTGGAGGCTGTTGCGCGATCCCGGCTCGGTGGCCGATTTCGCGCGCGAGTACTGGTACCACCCGGAGCGCTGA